In Glycine soja cultivar W05 chromosome 10, ASM419377v2, whole genome shotgun sequence, the genomic stretch TAGTTTTGCAGCAGATTTGGAGCTTTGACCTAACTGTCTTTCAACCGGGAGAGGAACGGAAGATGGTTGATCTTGAAACACCGAGAGAGGTTCGCTGCCTTTCATTTCTTTTGAAGtttttttgagttttgataTCTCTGTTGCTATTGTAAGTTGTAATTTCATATTATAATGTCTGTCCTGCAGGTGGACCTGATACTGATGCATTGAGTTCTTTTTATGCATTTCATATGAACAGGTTCCTGCATCTTTTGCTCTTAGCTCAGCTGATGAATATCTTATCTCAGTGCTTGCAGAAGCGATTTGCATCTCTGCACTTCAAAGCACCCAAATACAATTTCTTGAGAAAGTCAAAGGTGGTAATAGAGGTGGTTTCTTTCGCTGGTTTCGAAAGCCTGAAAGTGTGCAATCAAAAGATTCTGCAGTTATCTTATCCAAATTATTTGAAGATGAGATAGTTGAAAATGCTAGGAGTCTATTGGATAACTATAATTTAATGAAGGATGGCTTCAAGCCTGTGAAAATTAAGTCAGGGCATCATTGGTGGAAGTCATCATGTTATGAAAAGTTAGAGAAAATTGGTGGTTCTGATTTCAGTGCTTGGGCAAGTGAGTATGTACCTGCATATCGGTTAGAGATTGACACCAAGATATTGGGAGATTCCAAAATTGGAGGCTGGAAGAAGTCTGCAGAGAATAGGTGGGAAGTTCTTTTGACCCACTCTCAAATGGTATTTTGACTTTTCCTTTTGCACTggccttttatttttaatgttaaattttattttcaattattggGAGTTGTGGCTCAACTATTTTAGTAAGCTTAGCAGTGGGCTTTGTTTTTGTATTCAGTTTtattaaaaagagaagaaaaagaagatagCAAGACCTTTGGCTCAATATTCTTGTTTGAGTTGTGGGTAGCCTTCCCTCTTTCTCACTTCAAGTTATTAGATATCCAAGTGACAGTCTGCTTTAACCACCTCAGAGTTGGCCGTAGGCTACAATTGTTGGTGATTAATTGGACTGAATGGGTCTATGGGGTCAAAGCAAGTCCTTAAAGTATATCTCATAAAAACCACTAAAACATAGGTATAACTTCATCTgaattttctctttaaattattattgtctAAAACCAGTTGTAACAATTCGTTGgtaagtttgaatatgatgtctTTAGTTCATTACTTAGTTATTGCTCTGTTTATTTAGATTTACTTATTGCATATACACCTATGCTATAGAAGGGTTGTACTTGGGTCACCTGAAGTTATGTGATAACTGTGTCATTAATATCATGTATACAATAGATGTCATTCAGTTGTAAGTTTAACAAACAAAATTGCAGGTTCAGTTGGCTGAAACACTAGATATATACTATGTGGATCCTTATTCCCTACCTAATAAACAATTATCCTGCGGTGTGGCTGCCAAGTTTGCAAATGTGTCCAATAAAAAGGTGATCTaatgtctcttttttttctttctttaaatcTGAAAAACTTTATTTCGTGGCATCCATTGTTGTGGACCAAAAATGCGGAGGACCAAATTTCCTTTACAGGAGGAACAGTGTAGAAACTTCGATGCTGATGCTGAAATAAACGCCAAAGATATAGTTTTCTTGTACTCATACAAATAAGTAAACAAGGACAGTTCTCATTGAATTTTTTCATTAGTTAATAGTTATATTTTCTTCGTATTAATTGGTTTTTTAATATGACTGTTGAGGAGAGTacattatttaactttttttattctttaattatttttgtagggGAATTCTTTTCCAAAATTTTTGTCACTTGCCCTTGCAAGTGGTATATTTCTTGTAGCAATTAGTGCTCTGGGTCAATTTTGTTTGCCTTGGTTATGCAAGGAAAGGAAACACTCAGTAGAACATAGATCTCTACCATCATCTGAAGTCGATGTTGCAATCAATGACTTTTTTGATACACAAAAGGTTTGCACTctatccttttttcttttattcttttatgcAATTATACTGATTGCTATGTTGAGAATATTCACAAGTAGTTCATGCAAAATTTGCGTCCACTTTTTAGGAATGAGTAAATACAGAGTTTACTATTAAACTACCTCCTTATTGTGCTTCTTTCCTTTCATTTGTACTTCCAAATAGTCCATATTATTTGAAGTTTTTGACAACTCACAACTATTTAGATCTGAACAAAATGGTAATTTGTTGTAGACCTCTTTGTGCCTTTTGTTTAGCATTTTAGACTTCTTATCACCATCATAGTTATCAATTCCAGAGTGTGTCTTTCCCTATCTCtcaaataaagaatgaaatataCAATAACAGTGCCTTTCTTTTCCTCAACCTCATTCTCAACTACTTGAAGCAGAAACAGAGTATGGCTTTCCTTATCTCtcaaataaagaatgaaatatacccccccaaaataaataaataggacCAGTGTCCCACAATAACTGGGATATTGATGGAATTTTTCTGTCAACAATAGCAGCCGCAATGGCCATGATTTTTGGGATAGCAGCTGCTATTTGGGGCCACAACTCTTGCTACACAAAAACACTCCACCAGAGTCTGGAGTAGAACTGCTATTGGGGACTATTAACTACTATGATCACCACATTAGCATTACTGTCTTATAGCCACAAATATGCCTTCTTATTTAGATAAATGAAGATTTCatttagaaagaaaagattACAAACCAGGAGAAACCTGGGAATACTTTACAAAGGACACTACAAATTTAAGTTTATTAAAGGGGAGGTAACTAGTGCCCAAGGCTTCCACCTCGTTTTTGcgtgtgtgaattttttttttttgttcagaaGACCCAGGCCTTACCTTTGCATCTCAGACAAACAACTGCCCTTTCAGAATGAAAATTTCTGGAATTACACGCCTGCAAAATGCACCATACACCAGCAAAAAATTCACAACTCAAAAGTGCCTTATTGAATTTCCTACAGGGAAAGGCAttatataatgttaaaattttagaacCCTAATTCTTGAATGTCAAAACTTAGCAAGTGGTTGGATAGGCTTGAATGTTCTCACATTCAAAATGGGCTGCCCAAGAAATCTATCTTATTATATACAAAAGATACCATATTTGAGACAATGAAGACACATTATGGAAAAAGGCTTGTCTAGGAAATGGTTTGATCTCTAAGTTATAATACTGAAAAGGTGACTGAATTTTGGCACTGGCTTGTGCCCTATTGTTTGCTGTCCTATGTTGTAACACTGACACTTCAGTGCAAAGGTTATAGGCCATTTGTAGTAGCTTTGTTTTTGAGTTCCTCCTGGCATATTTGTACTGTTTGTTTAGTAGTTTATAGCGCCTTATACTTCTTTCTGAGAACTTGTTTGGATCTTTTACATGGATAGTTGGAAGAGTATTGTGTGTTAGCTATTGCCAAGGCAAAGGGCACTTTTGGCTGGTCAGGTGAAATTAAGGTGGAGGATGGTATTGGTGTATGGATTGGAGAATTGCCGGCTTACTTGAGAGGTGAAGGTGTCGATACTCTTTCTACTTCAGAGAATATAGATGCAGATGCAAAAGTGTCCATACAAGACATTGCTAGTTACCAGGTACTCCAGAATTTcagaatattataattttgtcaGGCAACTCTTATTACTGCATTTATTGATTTTCTTGCCCTtgcaattgttttcaaaaaacaGGTGGTTTTCTCTAGCGAGGGAAAGATAGTTGGTTTCCAACCTTTGAGTCGTGTGGCTGTCAATCATTGGTCTGTTAATCCTTTAGCAAGGGAGCTATATGGAGGGAAAAAGCTTTCTCCAAGTAGGATCTAATTACTTTTAATACTTTGTTTTATCATAACGCTATTAAAGTTGCTCAGTGTTTTTCTCTTGGATTTTCTCAAGCAGGTATCATTGAACCAGGTCTCAAGGTGTCCCTTCCTGAAAAAGTTATCGTTGTAGAGTTATTAATGTCAATAAATCCAGATGCATATTTTGCTCTAGCCAGGCCATTCCGGTGACCCTTTTCTTGGGGTAATTGTAAGACTAGAAGCTAGTTAGTCTCCTACTCTACTGGTTGATTAACCAATCAGAATATTGTAGATTTAAGGTTATATTCCCCCTAAGTGAAAATTTTCTGGCACCACCTCGAGTTTTTATccgtttctttttttaataggcATCCTGAATACTTTAGCACATTGTTTCAAGATAGTTCATAACCCTTTCTCAATATGAATCTACTTGGAACATCATTTATGCATTGATTGGCTGAGAAAACAGATAGGGGGTGGAAACAAGAGAGAAATgaagatataaatatattagagagagaaagaaaacaaagtgaAGTGAATATGATGTACCGTTTGGATgagtggaaattaaaatggaaaaaaattctgcttatttgaataaataaaagagtagaaaaaaatgaagataatgTAGATATAGACATTTTTACCTTTATGCAAGGAAGATTGGGGAAATGGAGGGTGAAAACGAGAAATGGTGTATTTTCAGTTTTCTTggtgtattttataaaaaggttaaaTCACTCTCATGAGAATGAGATTATtacaaaaagttataaaatgtttgttattatttaaaatttctagGAATATTGTTTATTGtcaattacttaatttttttcaccTATAAAggtagaaaaaattattatttatttattaatattttaaaagaattatatcCGAAAATTACTTGTGTTCTTTTCTACCAAAcattaaaacttattattttcatattactaTTTCTGGGAACGTAAATACTAAACCAGCTATAGCAAAAACTAAAACTTCTTTGGAACTATGCTGCGCCGAAGTGGGTGCtttttgatgtttttatttaGACTGTCCTTGCATCACTGGGTTTTTCTCTGAGCACCATGCAAATTGTTGGTACATTTACTACATTAtgtgtaattttagttttgtcCTTCCATAAAAATAAGGATGGGCAATCTTATTGGACTTTCAGATAGTGAATCCATAAATGATCCAtacgatttttttaatttttttttcaaaaatatattttacgaattaatttaaaattaatgatctaagcaaaaattgaatatgtgatttttGTGTTATTAGCACGATGCTTTAACCAATTGAGTTAATAGATCATTTATGTAATGTAAATCCATTTGCACAAGGTTTAAGGATGGATCTTCaaaggttatttttttttatgaaattcagAAAATAGAATGGataaggagaatgaagaaggtGATTGGAAGAATCATTCCTTCGGATGTCATACACAAGTGATGTTCCTTGATAAAtcaatttcttgaatcactcaagtaacTAAGGAGATTCACTCTCACACTTTAAAAGGTGATTAAAACTCAATTCAAGGTctgttttttattagaaaatgtgcAGCCCATAAATAAGAATGACATCAAGTTGGTTACACAAGTGAGAGGATGAAATGATCactaaaaataacaattgatggtgtcattatacctaattaaaactagaattaagacACAAAAACATAATGCTTAGCTCTTGGTCAGCCAAGAGGCATCCGCAAGTCTAGAGTTTCCACcttattaaaccttaatttctttaaaaataaacaagccCATAGGTGGTGAAAATTCAAAGAGAATTGACAACCACTTTAACACAAGTTTGAGCCtttatttcaactaacaaaatactaataaaaccACTCAACAAAGGTGGCGCCCTCTACTCTTCTTGGAACATGGTGCAATTGACAATCCGAAA encodes the following:
- the LOC114372472 gene encoding uncharacterized protein LOC114372472, whose product is MTMAIAASSLSSPVLSYTKFSNPTPRFTNSKNSIFALSCSSPKSIPVTEKEVLQAIADSDGKNLPCVRTYDTDLSQLTLVGTVDFHQALTAAAADGGEVATDHIDAGLDAMVVETVFPAPSCDHATVSTRLFLPARKVKEKAAKLRNSFPKDLFSGSGSKNVLAMTFRQVVLQQIWSFDLTVFQPGEERKMVDLETPREVPASFALSSADEYLISVLAEAICISALQSTQIQFLEKVKGGNRGGFFRWFRKPESVQSKDSAVILSKLFEDEIVENARSLLDNYNLMKDGFKPVKIKSGHHWWKSSCYEKLEKIGGSDFSAWASEYVPAYRLEIDTKILGDSKIGGWKKSAENRWEVLLTHSQMVQLAETLDIYYVDPYSLPNKQLSCGVAAKFANVSNKKGNSFPKFLSLALASGIFLVAISALGQFCLPWLCKERKHSVEHRSLPSSEVDVAINDFFDTQKLEEYCVLAIAKAKGTFGWSGEIKVEDGIGVWIGELPAYLRGEGVDTLSTSENIDADAKVSIQDIASYQVVFSSEGKIVGFQPLSRVAVNHWSVNPLARELYGGKKLSPSIIEPGLKVSLPEKVIVVELLMSINPDAYFALARPFR